One genomic segment of Kiritimatiella glycovorans includes these proteins:
- a CDS encoding four helix bundle protein: protein MRTRTTNLAVHVIRLYLSLSRSSRYDIQVAGKQILRSGTSIAANYREASRARTKAEFISKIEICTQEADESLLWIELLVRGCGISEDRCHPIEEELNELISIFVTMSKNAKGGKT from the coding sequence ATGCGCACGCGAACGACGAACCTCGCCGTACATGTTATCAGGCTGTATCTCTCTTTGTCTCGATCTTCAAGATACGATATTCAGGTGGCCGGGAAACAGATTCTTCGTTCCGGAACATCCATAGCGGCGAATTACAGGGAGGCCTCGCGAGCCAGAACCAAAGCTGAATTTATTTCAAAAATTGAGATCTGCACTCAGGAAGCCGACGAGTCACTGCTCTGGATTGAATTGCTCGTGCGCGGGTGCGGAATATCGGAAGACCGCTGCCACCCCATCGAAGAAGAGCTTAACGAATTGATTTCAATATTTGTCACGATGTCAAAAAACGCCAAAGGCGGAAAAACATGA
- the carA gene encoding glutamine-hydrolyzing carbamoyl-phosphate synthase small subunit, giving the protein MWKVFASPPPRKEHAPNIINTINTRGTAVDALIALEDGTFFRGRSFAGEGETSGELVFNTAMSGYQEILTDPSYYGQIVTMTYPLIGNYGVNPEDVESRRIFAAGLVVGECSRIPSSWRSRWSLPEYLEQNGVMGIERVDTRAITLHIRDKGAMRCVISTGDLNPESLVEKARNAPSLVGRNLIREVTAEAPYTWPEGGMPGAEFKVAVVDCGIKTNQLRLMQQLGCECRVFPCTTPAEAILAEHPDGIFISNGPGDPEGAEDVAAEVRKLIDSGRPLFGICFGHQMIALALGAETYKLKFGHRGANQPILDHRTHKVEIASHNHGFCVRGEGLPEEIEVTHVNLNDRTCAGLRHREKPLFSVQYHPEACPGPNDSFYLFKEFTELMRSHDG; this is encoded by the coding sequence ATGTGGAAAGTGTTTGCATCCCCCCCGCCGCGTAAAGAACATGCTCCGAATATCATCAACACGATCAACACGCGAGGTACCGCTGTGGACGCACTGATCGCACTCGAAGACGGAACCTTCTTCAGGGGCCGTTCCTTTGCCGGAGAGGGGGAAACCTCGGGCGAACTGGTTTTCAACACCGCCATGAGCGGATACCAGGAGATCCTGACCGATCCCTCTTACTACGGCCAGATCGTCACTATGACCTACCCGCTGATCGGCAATTACGGCGTGAACCCCGAGGACGTCGAATCGCGCCGCATTTTCGCCGCCGGTCTCGTGGTCGGCGAGTGCAGCCGGATCCCCAGCAGCTGGCGGAGCCGGTGGAGTCTTCCGGAATATCTCGAACAGAACGGCGTCATGGGAATTGAGCGCGTGGACACACGGGCCATCACCCTGCATATCCGGGACAAGGGCGCCATGCGCTGTGTCATATCCACCGGCGATCTGAATCCGGAGAGCCTGGTCGAAAAAGCCCGTAACGCCCCTTCCCTCGTGGGGCGCAACCTGATCCGGGAAGTCACCGCCGAAGCGCCGTACACGTGGCCCGAGGGCGGCATGCCCGGCGCGGAGTTCAAGGTCGCGGTCGTCGACTGCGGGATCAAGACCAACCAGCTCCGGCTCATGCAGCAGCTCGGCTGTGAGTGTCGCGTCTTCCCCTGCACCACGCCGGCCGAAGCGATCCTCGCGGAGCATCCGGACGGGATTTTTATCTCCAACGGCCCCGGCGATCCCGAGGGCGCGGAGGATGTGGCCGCGGAAGTGCGCAAGCTGATCGACTCCGGCCGGCCGTTGTTCGGAATCTGCTTCGGACACCAGATGATCGCGCTGGCGCTCGGCGCGGAGACCTACAAGCTCAAGTTCGGCCACCGCGGCGCGAACCAGCCGATCCTCGATCACCGCACGCACAAGGTCGAGATCGCCAGTCACAATCACGGTTTCTGCGTCAGGGGCGAGGGTCTGCCCGAAGAGATCGAGGTCACGCATGTAAACCTGAACGACCGGACCTGCGCAGGCCTGCGGCACCGTGAGAAGCCGCTCTTCAGCGTGCAGTATCACCCGGAGGCCTGCCCCGGGCCGAACGACTCTTTTTACCTGTTCAAAGAATTCACGGAACTGATGCGCAGCCACGACGGTTGA
- the guaA gene encoding glutamine-hydrolyzing GMP synthase, with protein sequence MSSSGDKISIRPDEWVAVLDFGSQLTQLIARRVREHKVYCEIVPHDTPADELRRRNPKGLILSGGPASVLDEGSPSCDPALFDLGIPVLGICYGMQLTSRLLGGTVEPGRKREYGKAIMTIDHPDALFQGLAPDLQVWMSHGDKVDTPPEGFRPMAHSDNCSVAAMMHPERRIFGLQFHPEVVHTPQGAEMLWNFCFRICGCRGEWEMSAFIEAATEAIRERVGDHHVICGLSGGVDSSVTATLVHRAIGDRLHCVFVDNGLLRYREAAEVEDLFRDVLGVDLHTAHTAPQFLERLEGVIDPEQKRKIIGRTFIEVFAERARALGPVRFLAQGTLYPDVIESVSPVGGPSATIKSHHNVGGLPEDLEFDLVEPLRELFKDEVRLVGRELGLPSYVVDRQPFPGPGLAVRILGAVDEERLDILREADLRVREEIMKMENYLDVWQYFAVLLPVQSVGVMGDDRTYENVIAVRAVQSLDGMTADWYKLPHDVLDRISNRIINEVRGVNRVVYDISSKPPSTIEWE encoded by the coding sequence GTGTCATCCAGCGGAGACAAGATAAGCATACGGCCTGACGAGTGGGTTGCCGTGCTCGATTTCGGTTCGCAGCTCACGCAGCTCATCGCCCGCCGCGTGCGCGAGCACAAGGTCTACTGCGAGATCGTGCCTCATGACACGCCCGCGGACGAACTCCGCAGGCGCAACCCCAAGGGCCTCATCCTCTCCGGCGGGCCGGCCAGTGTGCTCGACGAAGGGTCGCCTTCGTGCGACCCCGCCCTGTTCGACCTCGGCATCCCCGTGCTCGGCATCTGTTACGGCATGCAGCTCACCTCCCGACTGCTGGGCGGTACGGTGGAACCGGGGCGCAAGCGGGAGTACGGCAAGGCGATCATGACGATCGACCATCCCGACGCCCTGTTCCAGGGCCTCGCGCCCGATCTGCAGGTGTGGATGAGTCACGGCGACAAAGTGGATACGCCACCCGAGGGCTTCCGCCCGATGGCGCACAGCGACAACTGCTCCGTCGCCGCCATGATGCACCCCGAACGCCGCATCTTCGGCCTGCAGTTCCATCCCGAAGTCGTTCACACCCCGCAGGGCGCGGAGATGCTCTGGAACTTCTGCTTCCGCATCTGCGGATGCCGCGGCGAATGGGAAATGAGCGCCTTTATCGAGGCCGCGACCGAGGCGATCCGTGAACGCGTGGGCGATCATCACGTCATCTGCGGCCTCAGCGGAGGCGTCGATTCCTCCGTCACCGCCACCCTCGTCCACCGCGCCATCGGCGACCGGCTTCACTGCGTATTCGTCGACAACGGTCTGCTGCGCTACCGGGAGGCGGCGGAAGTCGAGGATCTCTTCCGCGACGTGCTGGGCGTCGATCTGCATACCGCCCATACGGCACCGCAGTTTCTCGAGCGGCTCGAAGGCGTGATCGACCCCGAGCAGAAGCGCAAAATCATCGGCCGCACGTTCATCGAGGTCTTCGCCGAGCGCGCCCGCGCGCTCGGCCCGGTCCGCTTTCTGGCCCAGGGTACGCTCTATCCCGACGTCATCGAAAGCGTCTCGCCGGTCGGCGGACCTTCGGCCACCATCAAGAGCCACCACAACGTCGGCGGCCTGCCCGAGGACCTCGAATTCGACCTGGTCGAGCCTCTGCGGGAACTCTTCAAGGACGAGGTCCGGCTGGTCGGGCGCGAACTGGGCCTGCCCAGCTACGTGGTCGACCGCCAGCCCTTCCCCGGCCCCGGCCTGGCCGTGCGCATCCTCGGGGCGGTGGACGAGGAGCGGCTCGACATCCTGCGGGAGGCCGATCTGCGGGTCCGCGAGGAGATCATGAAAATGGAGAACTATCTCGACGTCTGGCAGTATTTCGCCGTGCTGCTTCCCGTCCAGAGCGTGGGCGTCATGGGCGACGACCGCACCTACGAGAACGTGATCGCCGTCCGCGCCGTCCAGAGCCTCGACGGCATGACGGCCGACTGGTACAAGCTGCCGCACGACGTACTGGACCGCATTTCCAACCGGATTATCAACGAGGTCCGCGGCGTCAATCGCGTGGTCTACGATATCAGCTCGAAACCGCCGAGTACGATTGAGTGGGAGTGA